The DNA window TACATGAAAGACTTTGTGCTCTTCCCCCTCCTGCATCCAGCCGCAGCCCTGCACCAAGGCAGCATGTTCGAACCGCTTCGCGAAGACTTCAAAAAACTTAGAGAGTTTCTGGACCGAAATACCAAACCAGCCGAACCCACCACAGCGACACCCATTGCTGCACCCACGCTAGACATCGAACCGCCGCAGCCAACCCAGATGGATCTGTTCGGATAGTTGGGCCGCTTGCGAAAGACTTATTAGTTATGTAGCACTCGCTGGGTAGCTTTCCTCGCGCGATGACCGCTATCGGCCAGGTTGCGACAGTCGCTAAGGCCATCTCCACGCCGGAAAACGGCCGTTCATTCGAGATGGTGCTCGCTTCGCGCTACGCTTGGCTGGAGTGGGTCTGAGTCGTCTTGTATGCGAATCAGCTATCAGCTTGAGTGGGGAGAGGGTAGGACCTCCTGCAATGCCAACCCAAGTTGATCGAGCGAAAATGCCTTCTGAATAAAGGCCGTGGCGCCCTGGCTCAGCATCTCTTGCTCAACCTCTTCAGTGCTGTGTCCACTAAAAACTACGACCGGTAGGGTGGGGTGCAGTATCCGCAATTGCTGCAGTAAGCTCCGACCGTCTATTCCAGGCATGTTGAGGTCCAACACGACAGCATCAGGAGTTCGCCGGTGACATAACGTCAACCCTGCCCCACCATTATCTGCCAAAATAACTTCATATCCTCTTTCCTCGAGGACGGCAGCTAGGAGGCCTCGGTCGCGGACATCATCGTCTATGACAAGAATCTTCGTCATACGAGCCTTCATCCGCTGTTTGATTAATCTGGTGTCTCATTGTCTTTCGGGTGCATCCACTCTTCATAGCGCCCCGACCGTCCCAGCTCATCCATACAACCTGGATCAACTCATCACCGAAGACGGCACGGTCACGATCGAGCAACCCATCTTGTCATTGGAGGAAGCGACGAGCCATCATTTTCTGCTTTCATCATCTGCATCTGCTACCACACTGCTACCAGGACAGGCCTTTCTGCGGATAACCACATCGCCGACTTTCAAGATCTGTCTAAGCTGTCTGCCGCCCTTCATAAAGAAGCTGCGGCGATTGTTGTTCTTTCTTTTACACCCCGTGAGATCCCGATGACGCCGTCATTCGATTGGAACACCTGATAGCCTTCGGTCGTGGACTTCGGCTAAGGGTCGAGGACTGCCATCGGCCAAGTGCGGAAGTTCAAAGACTCGCTGCGATTGACCACCCCTCTGCCAAAGCAGACATTGTTGTCTTCAGGGGCACAAAGTCTGTTCAGATGCTCCAGGCGGTCAAACACCCACCTTTAGGGCTGAGTTCTGCTGGAAAATTTGGGGCGACTCAGTCCTTCAGCGGATCGCCGCACAGATATTCCGAACGTGGCCGCGCAACCAGCGATGCGCTTGATCAGCATCCAGCCGCGGGTGCCAGAGCAATGAAACCGTGAACTCCGGGACGG is part of the Nitrospirota bacterium genome and encodes:
- a CDS encoding response regulator, yielding MTKILVIDDDVRDRGLLAAVLEERGYEVILADNGGAGLTLCHRRTPDAVVLDLNMPGIDGRSLLQQLRILHPTLPVVVFSGHSTEEVEQEMLSQGATAFIQKAFSLDQLGLALQEVLPSPHSS
- a CDS encoding uracil-DNA glycosylase — encoded protein: YMKDFVLFPLLHPAAALHQGSMFEPLREDFKKLREFLDRNTKPAEPTTATPIAAPTLDIEPPQPTQMDLFG